One Fontisphaera persica DNA window includes the following coding sequences:
- a CDS encoding acyl carrier protein: MDTQATKEQIKQLMVENLMLQVSAAEIGDDQALFGPDSLGLDSVDALQLVVMLDKHFGLKIADPETARRVLQNINTMTEAVLQARPGSGS; encoded by the coding sequence ATGGACACGCAGGCAACCAAAGAACAAATCAAACAATTGATGGTGGAAAATCTGATGCTGCAGGTCAGCGCCGCGGAAATCGGCGATGACCAGGCGCTGTTTGGCCCGGACAGTTTGGGGCTGGACAGTGTAGACGCCCTGCAGTTGGTGGTGATGTTGGACAAACATTTTGGCCTCAAAATTGCCGACCCCGAAACGGCGCGGCGGGTGTTGCAAAACATCAACACGATGACGGAGGCCGTGCTGCAGGCCCGCCCCGGGAGCGGGAGCTGA
- a CDS encoding SDR family oxidoreductase yields MEARVICITGGNGSLGLAMARAFLQESPANQIWLGVRQQRAQAESLCAEHAGRCHCVELEVTSEASWKQALATVEKAGGRLDVLVNNAGRHHDMLLGQMPVDVWREIVRVNLEGVFLGCQAALPLMIARRQGRIVNIASLSALLAPAGQTNYAAAKAGVVALTQSLAKEVARLGITVNAVCPGYIESGELLQLPEAERQARARQVPMRRFGRPEEVAAAVRFLASAEAGYITGAVIKVDGGIL; encoded by the coding sequence ATGGAAGCGCGGGTCATTTGTATTACCGGCGGCAATGGCAGTCTGGGGCTGGCCATGGCGCGGGCGTTCTTGCAGGAATCGCCCGCCAATCAGATATGGCTGGGGGTGCGGCAGCAACGGGCGCAGGCGGAGAGTCTGTGCGCGGAGCATGCCGGGCGCTGCCATTGCGTGGAGCTGGAAGTCACTTCCGAGGCCTCCTGGAAACAGGCCCTGGCCACGGTGGAAAAGGCGGGCGGCCGGCTGGATGTGCTGGTGAATAATGCGGGGCGGCATCACGACATGCTGCTGGGGCAAATGCCCGTGGACGTCTGGCGGGAGATTGTGCGGGTAAATCTGGAGGGGGTGTTTCTGGGGTGCCAGGCGGCGTTGCCATTGATGATAGCGCGGCGGCAGGGGCGGATTGTGAATATCGCCTCGCTCAGCGCCCTGCTGGCGCCGGCGGGCCAGACGAATTATGCGGCCGCCAAGGCCGGGGTGGTGGCGCTCACCCAGTCGCTGGCCAAGGAAGTGGCGCGCCTGGGCATCACGGTCAACGCGGTGTGCCCCGGATACATCGAGAGCGGCGAGCTGCTGCAACTGCCGGAAGCCGAGCGACAGGCGCGGGCGCGGCAGGTGCCGATGCGGCGGTTTGGCCGGCCGGAGGAAGTGGCAGCGGCGGTGCGATTTTTGGCCAGCGCGGAGGCGGGTTATATTACGGGGGCGGTAATCAAGGTGGATGGAGGGATACTTTAA